The Methanobrevibacter millerae genome includes the window GGTGTTTTATGCATTGATGAATATGATAAGCTTTCCCCTTCAGCACAGAAATCACTTAACGAACCCATGGAACAGTCAAGTGTTTCAAGTGCTAAAGCGGGACTGGTACAAACAATGTCTGCAAGAACATCAATACTTGCCGGTGCAAATCCAAAATATGGCAAATTTGACAGATATAAATTATATCGGGACCAATTGGAAATACCAGAATCCAACTTGTCCCGTTTTGATTTGATATTTGCCCTTGAAGATGATGTGGATAAAGAAAAGGATTCTAAACTTGCTGATGCATTGCTTAATAAAGATTTCATCCTTGATGAATCTGAAACAATAGCTATTGATCTATTTAAAAAATACATAACATGGATTAAAGCCAACTGCTTTCCAGTATTGAGCAGAGATGCAAAAATACTCCTTAGGGAGTTTTATGTTGATACAAGAAAAGTTGCTTCACAGACAAGTGACGGAAAACCCATAACTGCAAGGGATTTAAAGGCTTTGGAGAGATTAACAATAGCTAGAGCAAAATGTGAATTTCGCTCCGAAGCTACAATCAAAGATGCAATTGAAGCTATTGACATTTACAAAGAAGCATTAAAGGGTTTAGGATTATCATTAGCAACAGCAGGTGAGTTATATGGAGTTCATTCACAGGATGAATTAAGTGTTATTTCTGATATGGAAAATATGATTAGAAATAATATCGATATGGAAGGGGGCATGTTATCTTCTGAATCATTGAGGCATTTGGAAATTGAATGTGGCATGTTATGTCATGAAAAAGGTATAAATCGAGAGGGGATTTTTGACATTGCATATGAGAATGTGAAAAAAACTCTTTAAGGGAAGTTTTGAAATCATGGTCATATGGTCATTATGCCCATATGGTCATAATATTTCAAGACCCCTGAAACTTTTTTGAGAATTGAGTATTAATAATGGAGGTAAAATGTATGACTAAAAAAAGTTTGAAAGTTAGTATTGAAGAAGAAATTTTAGAAAAAGCAAAAAATCACATACCTAATCTATCTGGTTTTGTTGAAGAATGTTTAAAACATTACTTGGGTTATGTAAATGGAACATACCCTATAGGAAACATCAATGAAATCACAGACAACATCGGTAAATTACAAGTAGAACTATTTTTAATCAATCAAAACTTTGATGCTGAAGAAAGTAGATTGGAAGTTGAAAATTTTGAAAAAGATAAGGTCTGGAGATTTCTGTGGAATGATTACAGGGTAAGATTAATTCCTGATGATGCATTAATGAAAAAAGCTATTGAAGTATTGAGAATAGATGAAGAAGAATTAGAAGATATTCTTGATTGGGTTTATGAAACGGATATTGATGTGGATACTAATTCATGGCAAGAAGTGTTGAAATTATATTGTGAAAACAATGAATTAGTTAATTATTAATTTGAAGTTTTATTAAAAATGATAACATAACAATTTTAAGGTTTAAACAGACCAATTTCATCTTTAAATCTATTTTTTATTTCTTCAGTAGTTATTTCATTGTTTTTAAATTTTTCATATAATTTTAAAAAAGGTATGGTTGTAATAATTAATGTTTCATATTTTTCTTCTGCTTTTTTTATAGTTGTTTTATCAACCTCTTCACGTTCATAAGGGTTCTTTTTAATAAATGTATTAATAATTAATAAAGGTTTAATTATTTCTTTTATATTATTTTCATCTAAATAATCTTCCCTATCTGTAACATGATCATCTAATTGTCCAAGATGTCCTTTTTTTACATTACTATTAACACCTTTTATTTCACCAATAAATGTGATATCATTAAATTTTATTAGAAAATCTTCTTTATAAACATCTTTAAATTCAGATAAATCGTAATCAAGCATTTCTTCTAACATTTTAAAAACAATTTTTACTAAAGGTTTTCCTTGCTTATACAATATTGATTTGTAATAATTATTTTCTTCAAGTTTATTTTCTGCAGTGTTAATTTCTTCTTCTAACAATTGTATTTCTTGTTTTCTTTGTTCAATAAATAATTTTTTTTCTTCATCATCAAACATTTCAATTTCATCAAACCAGTTGGGAATATCAATAATATCTTTAGGTTCAATTTCTTTGATAAAATGAATAATATCTCTATTATTTTCTAAATTTAAAGTTGTATATATTATATTTTTATATTTGATTGTTGTTGCATTATCATTAGTATTTTTAGTGATTATTTCACATGAATTATGATTAATATCTAAATAAAAATCAGCACTTAATTCAGCATTATCCATTTTTGTTTTATTTTTTTCAAATATTAATTCAAAAGGAGGTGAATTAAAATATAATTTTAAAAATTTATAAATCATATTTAGTTCATCTTTAATTCCTCTCTGCTTGCTATATTTATTTTGGGGTAGTATAACTACAATTTCACTTGAGTAGGGTTTGTTTATACGTGCTTTTATTGAATAAAAATCATCAGCTTTTTCAAATATATCATATTGATATTTGAATATATTGGGATTATTCAAACAAATTAAGTTATAATCAAATGTATCAAATGCTTCAAAATGTGTTATTTGATTAATTATTATGTCTGGAAAGTTATCTTTATTGATTGGAGGATATTTTATTAATTGAATTTTTGGAGTCATATTTATCTATTTATTTTTATATTTTCATTAATCTTTTCACTAAAGTTCAGAATATTTAATTAAAAAATTATTAATCAAAAAAGAAGAAAAAAATGGAAAAACTTGTCACTTCACCAAGTTTTCCATATAAAGAAATATTTATTTTAGATACCCTTTACATTAATTCTTTTTTCTCTTGCAAATTCCTTATCAAAAGTAACTAAATAATCCAAATTATATTCCATTACTGTTACAATCATGCCAGAATCCGTAAAGCTTAGTTTACCATCAAATTTATTAAATATTTTAATAGTTTTTGAATTATAATGGGGTATCGTATGTTCATTTATAATTTTAAAGTTATCTATCATGAAGTAATACATTGTTTCTGCTTTTTCAGCATCCCCTTTTAAATTAACAACATTAACAACTTCTTCTATTACATTATCTCCAATATAACAATCTTCAGATAATAAGTCTCTAAGTTCTAATGCTTTTTCTTTATTACTATCGTTTTCTAACGCTAATGCAATTATAAATGAACTGTCGAAATAATATTTTTTCATTTCTTATATACCTCTCTTTTTAATTCAACACTATTTGTAACCTCTTTTGTTTTAACAATACCAATTATATCCTCTATATTGACTTTGTTTCTGAAGTTAACTTCTGGTTGCCCATCATCAGTTATTCCCCATTCTACAATAGTTTCATCATTTATATCAAAAGCTTCTCTCATCTCTTTTGGGATGGATGTTTGGAAGTTTTTATATATTTTTGTATTTGCTACCATCATATTTTTTCACCTCATATCTCACATATCTTTCATATCATTGCATCTTAAATTAATCATAAAATATTAATCTGTTAAATTATTGCTAAAACATTAAAGTTTACAATAGCGTTGGTTATAATTATAAATTCTGTTATATATAAATTTATCTGTCAATTAAAAATTTATGATAAAATTAGGATTAACAGAAATTCAAAACTATAAAAAATACATCGAGTTTTAATCTTATTTTTTATTTATCTTTATTACCAAATTATTTATTACTTATTTTATATAAAAAATATAATAAATATTATAATAAAAGATATATTTCAAGTTAAACATTAATTGGAAGTGATTATTATGGGTGTTGCTAACTTTATTAAAACTAGATTATTGAATAATCGTGTAGAACAATACAACACAAAACGTAGCTATTGGGGTGAAGATGAAAGACAACCTAGAACTGATGGAATCAATACTGGCCTTGATCTAATTGATGCGCTTCCACCAGTAATTAATAAGACAATAGCTAATGCACGATATGCCGTTAAACTTGACGGATATACTTCAGGAATTTTGAAAAACAGGATTGATAAAGCTAATGTTAATATGGTATTGGTGGACAAGGACAATAAACTCTCACAGGAACAGAAATTAACTTTAATATTATGGGCCAGAAAAATCGACATCAGCCAGGTAGCAAAAAACATCCTGCAGGGAGGAATGGTTGATGGAGAGGGTTTAATTAAACCGGTTGAACGTTGGGATAAGGATATCGGCAAATATATTAAACCAATATTTCTAGAAATCGGTGCTAAAGGCTATGGATTAAAAAAGGAATTTAATGATGATAATGAAGTGCAGCTATTCCTGCATGAAATGCCTAAAGATGTTGTTAATGGCACTCCTGAAGACTTTAATAATTTTGTAAGCGTTGAAGAAGGAAAATTAACAGTTAAATATGACGCTGAAGAAGTTATTAACTTTATGTATAATGAAATATACTGTGAGGCTCAAAGCATTATCCTGAATTGCTTAGATGATATTTATCATAAGTGCAATCTGGAGAGAAATCAGGTGGAGAGAATTAATAAGGATAATATTATTGAGGTTAAGCCTTCACTTGATGCTAACGGTCAACCTATAATTACTGAACTTTCAAGCACTGCTAAAGAAAATCTTTATTCAGATTATGGAACTACTGCAGACAGTAATGTGGCTATTGTACCTCCAGGAATTGAATCTAAAATACTTGGGGGTAACAATTACCAGTCAGACTATACTAGACAGACTGAAATCTTTAGAAATAATATTTTAAGAACTTTTGTAACACCGCAGTCTCAGGCAGGTAATGAAAAATCAAACCAGAATGTTGCAGAATACATTAACGATTCGGCTATTACAGGTTTCATTGTTAATGTAGCCAATGACCAGAAATGGGTTTTAAAGTACTGCAATGAACTATTAAATCGCCAATTGGAGTTAATGGGTATTAAAGATACGTATAATGTTTATTTTAGCTATTCAAGAGATGATGTTGTTAAATATATAATGGAGTTATCAGCTGAAGGTGATGAAATATATGAGAATTATT containing:
- a CDS encoding type II toxin-antitoxin system CcdA family antitoxin; its protein translation is MTKKSLKVSIEEEILEKAKNHIPNLSGFVEECLKHYLGYVNGTYPIGNINEITDNIGKLQVELFLINQNFDAEESRLEVENFEKDKVWRFLWNDYRVRLIPDDALMKKAIEVLRIDEEELEDILDWVYETDIDVDTNSWQEVLKLYCENNELVNY
- a CDS encoding PIN domain-containing protein; the protein is MKKYYFDSSFIIALALENDSNKEKALELRDLLSEDCYIGDNVIEEVVNVVNLKGDAEKAETMYYFMIDNFKIINEHTIPHYNSKTIKIFNKFDGKLSFTDSGMIVTVMEYNLDYLVTFDKEFAREKRINVKGI